The Petrotoga miotherma DSM 10691 genome has a segment encoding these proteins:
- a CDS encoding NUDIX domain-containing protein, with the protein MDLIEKELSKEVIFRGKILNLEKYNVELPNKNTSTREVVNHPGAVAILPVDNEGNIYLVKQYRFPIRKVLIEIPAGKFDSPNEDPLECGKRELEEEIGKQANKWVELGYIYTTPGFSTEKIYLYLAKELTEVGVNPDDDEFVEVLKVTTDEMKEMIKKGEITDSKSICAFYKYLLL; encoded by the coding sequence ATGGATTTAATAGAAAAAGAACTATCAAAAGAAGTTATCTTTAGAGGAAAAATCTTGAATCTAGAAAAATACAACGTTGAATTACCAAACAAAAACACATCAACCAGGGAAGTTGTTAACCATCCTGGAGCAGTAGCAATATTGCCAGTAGATAATGAAGGAAACATCTACCTCGTTAAACAATACAGATTCCCAATAAGAAAAGTATTAATAGAAATACCTGCAGGAAAGTTTGACTCACCTAATGAGGACCCTTTGGAATGCGGTAAAAGGGAGTTAGAAGAAGAAATAGGAAAGCAAGCAAACAAATGGGTTGAGTTAGGATACATATACACAACCCCAGGTTTTTCAACGGAAAAAATATATTTATATCTGGCCAAAGAATTAACTGAAGTAGGAGTCAATCCAGATGATGACGAGTTTGTTGAAGTCTTAAAAGTAACCACAGATGAAATGAAAGAGATGATAAAAAAAGGTGAAATTACCGATTCAAAAAGTATTTGTGCTTTCTACAAATATTTACTTCTTTAA
- the cysS gene encoding cysteine--tRNA ligase produces MKIYDTLSAQLVDLIPVKEGEIKIYLCGPTVYNLLHIGNARPIIIFDAFRRFLEYIGYKVTLVQNFTDIDDKIIDQAKKEDLPFEEVGKRYIIEYWRDMTALKARAFNFHPKTTTYVDEIISYIKELEEKGYAYKAENGDVYFEVGKFSRYGELSHRKIEDLKVGIRVDVSEYKKNPLDFALWKSSKEGEPFWESPWGKGRPGWHIECSVMSSEILGDTFDIHAGGNDLIFPHHENERAQALAKSGKDFAKYWMHNGMIRMAQDKMSKSLGNVWYLRDLLKKFDSDVLKIFILSKHYRIPIDISEELLHTQEVSVNRVKESLNEAEEFFNGKVPYPQEMNYFKEQEEYLISGLSNDFDTPSVVARIFELSRDLNKALNSRDEETIKNNYYIIRNIYGSVLGVFETNEQVKKNNLELNQLMEIILNVRSVLREEKLYNLSDYIRDNLSKIGIEIKDTAEGTKWS; encoded by the coding sequence ATTAAAATATACGATACATTAAGTGCACAATTAGTTGATTTAATACCGGTAAAAGAAGGCGAAATAAAAATTTATCTTTGTGGACCAACAGTCTACAACTTGTTACACATTGGGAATGCAAGGCCTATTATAATATTTGATGCTTTTAGACGTTTTTTAGAATATATTGGTTACAAAGTTACATTAGTACAGAACTTCACCGATATAGACGATAAGATCATCGATCAAGCAAAAAAAGAGGACCTACCTTTCGAAGAGGTAGGGAAAAGATATATAATTGAGTATTGGAGAGATATGACGGCTCTTAAAGCAAGAGCTTTTAATTTTCACCCGAAAACTACTACTTATGTTGATGAAATTATATCTTATATAAAAGAACTTGAAGAAAAAGGTTACGCTTATAAAGCTGAAAACGGAGATGTTTACTTTGAAGTTGGAAAATTTTCAAGATATGGAGAGTTATCGCACAGAAAGATTGAAGATCTGAAAGTCGGGATCAGAGTAGATGTTTCTGAATACAAAAAAAATCCTTTGGACTTCGCCCTTTGGAAATCTTCAAAAGAAGGAGAACCGTTTTGGGAAAGCCCATGGGGAAAAGGTCGTCCAGGGTGGCACATAGAATGTTCTGTTATGTCTTCTGAAATACTAGGAGATACCTTCGATATTCATGCGGGAGGTAACGATCTCATCTTTCCTCATCACGAGAACGAAAGAGCCCAAGCTTTAGCAAAAAGTGGTAAGGATTTTGCAAAATATTGGATGCACAACGGAATGATTCGTATGGCACAAGATAAGATGTCAAAATCCTTAGGGAACGTTTGGTATTTAAGAGACCTTTTGAAAAAATTTGATTCGGATGTCTTAAAAATTTTTATACTCAGCAAACACTATCGTATACCTATAGATATAAGCGAGGAACTGCTTCATACCCAAGAGGTATCAGTTAATAGAGTTAAAGAATCATTGAATGAAGCTGAGGAATTCTTTAACGGGAAAGTGCCTTATCCTCAAGAAATGAATTACTTTAAGGAACAAGAAGAGTATCTCATTAGTGGCCTTTCGAATGATTTTGACACACCATCTGTTGTAGCAAGAATCTTCGAATTATCGAGAGATTTAAACAAAGCGTTAAATTCACGTGATGAAGAAACAATAAAAAATAATTATTATATAATAAGAAATATTTATGGGAGTGTTTTAGGGGTTTTTGAAACTAATGAACAAGTAAAGAAGAATAATCTAGAATTAAATCAACTAATGGAAATTATTCTAAACGTAAGATCTGTTCTTAGAGAAGAAAAGTTATACAATCTTTCTGACTACATAAGGGATAACTTAAGCAAAATTGGTATAGAAATAAAAGATACCGCTGAAGGAACAAAATGGTCTTAG
- a CDS encoding chemotaxis protein CheX produces MEKPYVVQEIEKHYDVVTNIGFTGELEGNILYSFTENVAKDIVNNMMDGMMKIDEINDMAISAIGELGNMVSGSIATNLEKYGYNIVVTPPSVFTGKIVKVNSKGAILGFPVYVSGDNEMDLYFIYRETN; encoded by the coding sequence TTGGAAAAGCCATATGTCGTCCAAGAAATCGAAAAACATTACGATGTGGTTACTAATATAGGTTTTACTGGTGAACTTGAAGGAAATATTCTTTATTCCTTTACCGAAAATGTAGCAAAAGATATAGTTAATAATATGATGGATGGTATGATGAAAATAGACGAGATTAATGATATGGCGATTAGTGCTATAGGAGAACTTGGCAATATGGTTTCTGGATCCATAGCCACTAATCTCGAAAAATACGGTTATAATATAGTTGTAACTCCTCCATCCGTATTTACTGGCAAGATTGTAAAAGTCAATTCTAAAGGTGCCATCTTAGGATTTCCAGTTTACGTTTCTGGTGACAACGAAATGGATTTGTACTTTATTTACAGAGAAACGAACTAA
- the gltX gene encoding glutamate--tRNA ligase has translation MISNTVKTRFAPSPTGYLHVGGARTALFNYLFSKKNEGKFILRIEDTDIERSTKESEDQLINTLKWLDLNWDEGPLIGGDYGPYRQSERLEIYQRRAKELIEKGKAYEAYISPEEIEEVKNQLISEGKPPHYTYDLISKYNTEERIEEYNYKGLNPVVFLKMPQKDYELDDKIKGKVIFKKGSIGDFIILRSNGIPTYNFAVVVDDIEMKITHVIRGDDHLPNTLRQMAIYEAFEVEPPIFAHVSMILGPDGKKLSKRHGATSVEEFMVQGYLPEAVDNYLALLGWSHPEGKEILPLSEIIDNFTLDRVNSSPAIFDEKKLKWMNGQYLRNKSLEEIYQLAEPFVIGSKLLSKEQYEVNKKWVIKALETILSSVDILSEIPEKMEVFLKDVFPDTNDPEFKEYFDKRGVKEAINLVYKYFNEDDRWDTQTITENLKNAMNEADPQKKPFYMSLRKILTDSFHGPDLINTIFLLGRNTVLERLQRVIEI, from the coding sequence ATGATCTCAAATACTGTAAAAACAAGATTTGCACCAAGTCCAACAGGGTATCTTCACGTTGGTGGAGCTAGAACAGCACTTTTTAACTATCTCTTTTCCAAAAAAAATGAAGGAAAATTTATCTTAAGAATTGAAGACACAGACATAGAACGTTCAACAAAAGAATCCGAAGATCAACTTATAAACACTCTAAAATGGTTGGATTTGAATTGGGATGAAGGGCCTCTAATCGGTGGAGATTATGGACCATATAGACAGAGTGAAAGGTTAGAAATCTACCAACGAAGAGCAAAAGAACTAATAGAAAAAGGGAAAGCATATGAGGCATATATCTCACCAGAAGAAATAGAAGAAGTAAAAAACCAGTTAATCAGCGAAGGTAAACCACCACATTATACATATGATTTGATTTCAAAGTACAACACAGAGGAGAGAATTGAAGAGTACAATTACAAAGGGTTAAACCCCGTTGTTTTTTTGAAGATGCCTCAAAAAGATTATGAACTCGATGATAAAATAAAGGGTAAAGTTATCTTTAAGAAAGGTTCTATAGGTGATTTTATAATTCTAAGAAGCAACGGTATACCTACATATAATTTTGCTGTCGTTGTGGACGATATAGAAATGAAAATCACCCATGTTATCAGGGGGGACGATCATCTACCAAACACTTTGCGACAAATGGCAATTTATGAAGCTTTTGAGGTGGAACCCCCAATATTTGCACATGTTTCGATGATCTTAGGACCAGATGGGAAAAAATTATCCAAGAGACATGGTGCTACCTCTGTCGAAGAGTTTATGGTTCAGGGATATTTGCCTGAAGCTGTTGACAATTATTTGGCTTTGCTTGGCTGGTCTCATCCTGAAGGTAAAGAAATATTGCCTCTCTCTGAAATAATTGATAATTTTACCTTGGATAGGGTCAATTCAAGCCCCGCAATATTTGACGAGAAAAAATTAAAGTGGATGAACGGGCAGTATCTAAGAAACAAATCTCTGGAAGAAATCTATCAACTCGCAGAACCTTTTGTGATTGGATCAAAACTACTAAGTAAAGAACAATATGAAGTAAACAAAAAATGGGTTATTAAAGCTTTAGAAACTATTCTTTCTTCTGTTGATATATTAAGTGAAATACCCGAAAAAATGGAAGTTTTTTTAAAAGATGTATTCCCAGATACAAATGATCCTGAATTTAAAGAATACTTCGATAAAAGAGGAGTAAAAGAAGCTATTAACTTAGTTTATAAGTATTTCAATGAAGATGACAGATGGGATACACAAACTATAACAGAAAATTTAAAGAATGCTATGAACGAAGCCGACCCTCAAAAGAAACCATTCTACATGTCTTTAAGAAAAATTTTAACGGATTCATTTCATGGACCTGATTTGATAAATACGATATTTTTGTTAGGTAGAAACACTGTTTTGGAAAGGCTCCAAAGGGTGATCGAGATTTGA